GCGTCGGGCGGCGCGCTCTCGTACCCCGTGGGTCGCAGCCACTGGAGCGCAGTGGCCAGCGCGGCCGCGAACAGGAGGACGCCAGCGATACGCGCGGAGGTCAGGGGCAGCCAGCGGATCATGATCGGGGTTTCCAAACCGCCAGCTGGAGCTGGACTTTGAGTTTGGGGTTGCTGCTGGGCGGTGTCAGGCCAGCAGGACGGATGGTGGTCTTGAGGACGCCGATGACGGGCTGGGCGGCCTGGAGTTTTTGCATGCCGGCGACGATGGCGGCCATGTCGCCCTCGGCGGTGAAGGTCAGGCCGATGCGCTGCAGGGCCGGGCCTTCGTCTTGCACGGGAGCGGTTTGGCTGACTTCGATGCTGAGGCCAGCCTCCTCCAACAGCGCGCGGGCACGCTGGAGGGCTTCGTTGGCGGTGGCACCCGGGTCGGCGTCCGCCGGGTAGAGGCGCTGTTGCAGCGCGACCTGGGCGAGCTGCGCGCGCTGTGCCAACGTGTCCGCGCTTTGTTGCAGGCCGAGCAGACGGGCATAGCGGGGCTGCAGGTCGTCCAGGACGCCGAGGGCATAGCGGTGTTTTTGGTAGACGTACGCACCGCCGATGGCCAATGGCGCCAACACGAGGAGCAGCAGCGCCAGTGACGGCAACGCTTGGCGCAGAGCGAACCACCACCGCGCGGCACGCGGTGCCGGCGCGGGGGCCTCATGGGTATCACGTTGGGCGTGGTTCATGGCGTCGCGCTGGTCGGCTGGGGGGTACTGGCGGCTGTTGCGCCGGGTGCCAAGGGATCGACGCCGAATCGGATTTCGATCGCGTAGGATTCTTTGCCCAGTCCCAGGACTTTGGTGGCCGCGCGGGTGGCGCTGACACTGGCCACTCCGGGCTGCTCGCCCAGGCGGCGCATGAGCGCCGCGGCGTTGGGGGTGAGGCCTTGTATGCGCAGGGTGGAGCCGTCCAGCTCGAATTCGCTGACGTGGGTGTCGTCGGGGAGCTGGGCCGTGAGCCAGTCGAGCACCAGAACGGGATCGCGCCGCTGAGCGGCCAACTCGTCGAAGGCCCGGATGTGCTCGACCGCATGGGTGAGTTGTTCCCGACTGGCCAGCGCGGGCGCGGCCATCGGCTGTAGGGCCGCCCACTGCGCCGTGGCGTCGAGGACACGGGCGCGCAGGTGCCAGCTGGGGCTGAGGGCCGCGGCGAGCATAAGCGCCAGCGCCCCCACCCAGAGCACGCCGTTGAGGGCGCTGCGCCAGCGGCACCAGCGCCGCACGCGCTGCCAGGCCGCATCGGGCACCGGCACCCATTGTGGCCCGCCGGGCGGCAGTGCCAGCCAGACGGAGAGTGGGGTTTTGCCCGGCTCGTCCGGCAGGGCAGCGGCCACTCGCTCCCGCGACAGCCACGCTGCGTGCACGAGGGTGTGCCCATCGGGTTGGGAAAAGGCACGCCAGAAAAACAAGGTGTCCCGCGGGGGAAAGGGGCTCTGGAGCTGCCCCCGCAGCTCGATGGCCGCGCGCTGGGCGGCCGGCTCCATCGGTGGCTGATGCCAGGACTTGCGCAACACCAGCTCCTCGGGAACCGAGCGAGCAGGCCAGTGCCGCACCCCCCACCGCCGCCAGCGGTGGGGCGGCGGATCGAGGACACGCCCGTCCAGGTCCACGAGCACGGTTGACGCATCCTGCGCCGCTTCGGTTTGGATACTGACGAGGGCCGCGGGCCGCAGGCCATGGGCCACGCGGGAAACCAGCATGCGCCACAGCGCCCGCATTGCGCGCAGCAGAGGGGAGGCTTCGGACAGTGTGGGCATGGTGTCAGGTTGGGGTGGGCGCATCGGGCTGAGGCTGCGCCACACGCGTGGTTTGCTTGAGCAACCGCCACGGCCACGGGGCACCGGCGCGCTCCACGAGCCAGGAGAGCTGCAGCTCCTGGCCCTCTCCCATGGCGACGCGCGCGGTCCACACCCAGCGGTTTGAGGAGCCTTGCCGCAACCACTGGGCCGGTATCGCGGTGGTGTCCATGGGAGCGGCGTTGGACTGCGCCAGCGCCCATTGCGCGGCCCGCGCCGCATCGCCCTGGGCGAGGCAGAGCAGGACGGCGGGCGACGCCGCGTAGGGATCGACGGCCGCGTCCCCGCTGTCAACGGTCAGCGCATATTCTACTTGGAGCCAGAGGTGCAGCGGCAGTCCCGGGCGCTGCAAGAGATCCTGCACCGACTGAAACGCCGGCCGGGATTGGGCGGCTGCGCGCTGGCGGATGTCGACAATCGCCTGCGCCCAGCGCTGCGCCTCGCCAGCATCGAGCCCCCCTGCATGGCGCAACACAGCCTGTATCAGGTCGGCGGGCGCGTGGTTGAGATCGACGGCACCGTGGGCAGAGGTGCGCTGGATCAGCACCTCGTCTTTCCCGATGGTGACGCGCCAGCGACGTATGGGGCCGTCGGCCTGTGCGCTGGGGTGCGCGAGCAATTGCAGCAAGGCGGCTTGCGCGACCGCCGTGGCGTGCACCGTGGCGGTTTCCTGGAAACGCTGAGCCGCCCGATCACGCACCCAGGCGGTCAGGGCAACGGCGGCGCTGATGAGGGCCGCCATGATCCAGAGGACGGCGACGATGGCCATCCCGCCAGCGTAAGCGGCACGGTCGGACGTTGCGGGGATACCGGATAGACAGGCGTGACGCCCCACGGCTACCTCCGGACACTGCCTCCACCGATGACGGCTCTCTCGAGCGGCTCGACACTCGGCAGGGTGGGCATGATCGGTACCAGCAGGGGCGGCCATGGGCCTCGGTCGTCTTCAATCAACAGGCGGATCGCACGCGGGAACTCGACGGCTTCAGAGGGCCAATCGGTCCGCCAGTCGTCTTGCCACGGCTGCGCGGGCGGCCAGTTGGTTGGGCGCCTCCCCTGCACCTCGATGCGAATGTAAGCGAGATCGGCCACCAAGACCTCACGCGCGGCTTGTGTCCAGTCTGTCGCCTCGTCCGTGGATGTGTCGCCACGCGGACGGTAGCGCAGCACGAGTTGCAATCGCTGGGGATCTTCAGGGTGCGCCTCCGGCGCAAGGCGGAATTCGGTTTCGCCCCCCATGGCAGGGCGCGGGGGCATCAGACCCACCCAAGTGAGGCTGTCTTGGGCGAGCTGAAAGCGCAATCGCCGCATGCCCGCACCCGACACGTCTTCAACCGCGCGGACAGGATGCGCTGCAGCGGCCATGAGCCAACGATGGACAGCCGCCATGTGTTCAACGCGATCGGCTAGTCGCTGGACCCGGGCCTGGGTGTCACCCACGGCACGCACCCCGCCCGCCACCCCCACCGTGAGCAAGGTCAGCAACACGAGGGCGACCAGCACCTCCACCAACGTGAAGCCCCGCCCACCGAGACGTGCGGTCATGGCCGCGTATCCCGCGGCACCGGGGGGGGCAGGCGCCAGGTGAGGACACTGAGCGTGCGGCCCGAGCCCCAGCGAACGGTCATTCGCACGGGTAGCGGCTGCTCGATATCCCCACCCGATGAGACGACCGGCGTTTCCTGCAACGG
This region of Tepidimonas taiwanensis genomic DNA includes:
- a CDS encoding GspMb/PilO family protein is translated as MNHAQRDTHEAPAPAPRAARWWFALRQALPSLALLLLVLAPLAIGGAYVYQKHRYALGVLDDLQPRYARLLGLQQSADTLAQRAQLAQVALQQRLYPADADPGATANEALQRARALLEEAGLSIEVSQTAPVQDEGPALQRIGLTFTAEGDMAAIVAGMQKLQAAQPVIGVLKTTIRPAGLTPPSSNPKLKVQLQLAVWKPRS
- a CDS encoding PilN domain-containing protein; translated protein: MPTLSEASPLLRAMRALWRMLVSRVAHGLRPAALVSIQTEAAQDASTVLVDLDGRVLDPPPHRWRRWGVRHWPARSVPEELVLRKSWHQPPMEPAAQRAAIELRGQLQSPFPPRDTLFFWRAFSQPDGHTLVHAAWLSRERVAAALPDEPGKTPLSVWLALPPGGPQWVPVPDAAWQRVRRWCRWRSALNGVLWVGALALMLAAALSPSWHLRARVLDATAQWAALQPMAAPALASREQLTHAVEHIRAFDELAAQRRDPVLVLDWLTAQLPDDTHVSEFELDGSTLRIQGLTPNAAALMRRLGEQPGVASVSATRAATKVLGLGKESYAIEIRFGVDPLAPGATAASTPQPTSATP
- a CDS encoding prepilin-type N-terminal cleavage/methylation domain-containing protein, which produces MTARLGGRGFTLVEVLVALVLLTLLTVGVAGGVRAVGDTQARVQRLADRVEHMAAVHRWLMAAAAHPVRAVEDVSGAGMRRLRFQLAQDSLTWVGLMPPRPAMGGETEFRLAPEAHPEDPQRLQLVLRYRPRGDTSTDEATDWTQAAREVLVADLAYIRIEVQGRRPTNWPPAQPWQDDWRTDWPSEAVEFPRAIRLLIEDDRGPWPPLLVPIMPTLPSVEPLERAVIGGGSVRR